Proteins from a genomic interval of Plutella xylostella chromosome 24, ilPluXylo3.1, whole genome shotgun sequence:
- the LOC105389975 gene encoding aldo-keto reductase family 1 member B1 isoform X2, translating into MADKESKVKFYNDLECPILGIGTWKSKPGEVTQAVKDAIDIGYRHIDCAFVYGNEPEVGAAIAAKIQEGVVKREDLFITSKLWNTFHRPDLVEGALRQTLANLQLEYLDLYLIHWPQAYKEDGPLFPTDSEGKIQFSEVDYVDTWRAMEPLVSRGLVRSIGISNFNSKQVERLLKTATVKPVVNQVECHPYLNQSRLKAFCEARGIQLTAYSPLGSPDRPWARPGEPLLLEDPKLKSIADRLGKTPAQILIRYQIDRGVIVIPKSVTRSRIASNFDVFDFKLSPEDLKLIDSFNNDERFVPMTASLGHKYHPFENDEF; encoded by the exons ATGGCCGATAAAGAATCAAAGGTTAAATTCTACAACGACCTTGAATGTCCAATACTGGGCATTGGGACGTGGaag TCAAAGCCTGGTGAAGTGACACAAGCGGTGAAGGATGCCATCGACATTGGGTACCGCCACATCGACTGCGCCTTTGTCTACGGGAATGAGCCTGAAGTCGGAGCCGCCATCGCTGCCAAGATACAGGAGGGAGTCGTCAAGAG GGAAGACCTCTTCATCACCTCGAAGCTGTGGAACACGTTCCACCGCCCCGACCTGGTGGAGGGCGCTCTGCGGCAGACGCTGGCCAACCTGCAGCTCGAGTACTTGGACCTGTACCTGATACATTGGCCTCAGGCGTATAAG GAAGATGGCCCCCTCTTCCCCACCGACTCCGAAGGCAAGATCCAGTTCTCCGAAGTGGACTACGTGGACACGTGGCGCGCCATGGAGCCGCTGGTGTCTCGCGGGCTGGTGAGGAGCATCGGCATCAGCAACTTCAACAGCAAACAGGTCGAGAGGCTATTGAAGACGGCCACGGTGAAGCCCGTTGTTAACCAG GTGGAATGCCACCCGTACCTCAACCAGTCGCGTCTGAAGGCGTTCTGCGAGGCGCGCGGCATCCAGCTCACCGCGTACAGCCCGCTCGGCTCGCCGGACCGGCCCTGGGCCCGGCCGGGGGAGCCCCTGCTGCTGGAGGACCCCAAGCTCAAGTCCATAGCCGACAGGTTGGGGAAGACTCCGGCGCAGATACTCATTCG TTACCAGATCGACCGCGGCGTCATCGTCATCCCCAAGTCGGTGACTCGCTCGCGAATCGCCTCCAACTTCGATGTGTTTGACTTTAAGCTGTCGCCCGAAGATCTGAAGTTGATTGACTCGTTCAACAACGACGAACGTTTCGTGCCTATGACTGC GTCCCTCGGTCACAAATATCACCCATTCGAAAACGACGAGTTTTAA
- the LOC125490476 gene encoding uncharacterized protein LOC125490476 → MKQEFPKPLPALPKPQPPPSKPQSPAASLFGSAPAPAAAKSPINQLYETYPGLQFHCTFGDGTPLESTNPPLQLSYSMRFKVVCVIKDQQFEGYGSSKKLAKLAAARSALARLQEGAAPAPPPPSAAQPHPLPQGLADHVAKLV, encoded by the exons ATGAAACAGGAGTTTCCGAAACCGCTGCCCGCTTTGCCCAAAC CGCAACCCCCGCCGTCAAAACCGCAGTCTCCAGCGGCGAGTCTGTTCGGCTcagcgcccgcgcccgccgccgccaagAGTCCCATCAACCAGCTGTACGAGACCTATCCGGGCCTGCAGTTCCACTGCACCTTCGGAGATGGGACCCCCCTGGAGTCCACCAACC CCCCGCTGCAACTAAGCTACAGCATGAGGTTCAAAGTGGTGTGTGTGATTAAAGACCAGCAGTTTGAGGGATATG GGTCCAGCAAGAAGCTAGCAAAACTAGCCGCCGCGCGCTCCGCCCTAGCTCGCTTACAAGAaggcgccgcccccgcgccgccgccgcccagcgcTGCGCAGCCGCACCCGCTGCCGCAGGGCCTGGCCGACCATGTCGCCAAGTTAGTATAG
- the LOC105389975 gene encoding aldo-keto reductase family 1 member B1 isoform X3 — translation MAAKVPVVKFNNGLTIPAIGIGTWKSKPGEVTQAVKDAIDIGYRHIDCAFVYGNEPEVGAAIAAKIQEGVVKREDLFITSKLWNTFHRPDLVEGALRQTLANLQLEYLDLYLIHWPQAYKEDGPLFPTDSEGKIQFSEVDYVDTWRAMEPLVSRGLVRSIGISNFNSKQVERLLKTATVKPVVNQVECHPYLNQSRLKAFCEARGIKLTAYSPLGSPDRPWARPGEPLLLEDPKLKSIADRLGKSPAQILIRYQIDRGVIVIPKSVTRSRIASNFDVFDFKLSPEDLKLIDSFNNDERFVPMTASLGHKYHPFENDEF, via the exons atggccgccaaagtTCCGGTTGTCAAGTTCAACAATGGTCTGACCATTCCCGCCATCGGCATCGGAACTTGGAAG TCAAAGCCTGGTGAAGTGACACAAGCGGTGAAGGATGCCATCGACATTGGGTACCGCCACATCGACTGCGCCTTTGTCTACGGGAATGAGCCTGAAGTCGGAGCCGCCATCGCTGCCAAGATACAGGAGGGAGTCGTCAAGAG GGAAGACCTCTTCATCACCTCGAAGCTGTGGAACACGTTCCACCGCCCCGACCTGGTGGAGGGCGCTCTGCGGCAGACGCTGGCCAACCTGCAGCTCGAGTACTTGGACCTGTACCTGATACATTGGCCTCAGGCGTATAAG GAAGATGGCCCCCTCTTCCCCACCGACTCCGAAGGCAAGATCCAGTTCTCCGAAGTGGACTACGTGGACACGTGGCGCGCCATGGAGCCGCTGGTGTCTCGCGGGCTGGTGAGGAGCATCGGCATCAGCAACTTCAACAGCAAACAGGTCGAGAGGCTATTGAAGACGGCCACGGTGAAGCCCGTTGTTAACCAG GTGGAATGCCACCCGTACCTCAACCAGTCGCGTCTGAAGGCGTTCTGCGAG GCGCGCGGCATCAAGCTCACGGCGTACAGCCCGCTCGGCTCCCCGGACCGGCCCTGGGCCCGGCCGGGGGAGCCCCTGCTGCTGGAGGACCCCAAGCTCAAGTCCATAGCCGACAGGTTGGGGAAGTCTCCGGCGCAGATACTCATTCG TTACCAGATCGACCGCGGCGTCATCGTCATCCCCAAGTCGGTGACTCGCTCGCGAATCGCCTCCAACTTCGATGTGTTTGACTTTAAGCTGTCGCCCGAAGATCTGAAGTTGATTGACTCGTTCAACAACGACGAACGTTTCGTGCCTATGACTGC GTCCCTCGGTCACAAATATCACCCATTCGAAAACGACGAGTTTTAA
- the LOC105389975 gene encoding aldo-keto reductase family 1 member B1 isoform X1 — protein MAAKVPVVKFNNGLTIPAIGIGTWKSKPGEVTQAVKDAIDIGYRHIDCAFVYGNEPEVGAAIAAKIQEGVVKREDLFITSKLWNTFHRPDLVEGALRQTLANLQLEYLDLYLIHWPQAYKEDGPLFPTDSEGKIQFSEVDYVDTWRAMEPLVSRGLVRSIGISNFNSKQVERLLKTATVKPVVNQVECHPYLNQSRLKAFCEARGIQLTAYSPLGSPDRPWARPGEPLLLEDPKLKSIADRLGKTPAQILIRYQIDRGVIVIPKSVTRSRIASNFDVFDFKLSPEDLKLIDSFNNDERFVPMTASLGHKYHPFENDEF, from the exons atggccgccaaagtTCCGGTTGTCAAGTTCAACAATGGTCTGACCATTCCCGCCATCGGCATCGGAACTTGGAAG TCAAAGCCTGGTGAAGTGACACAAGCGGTGAAGGATGCCATCGACATTGGGTACCGCCACATCGACTGCGCCTTTGTCTACGGGAATGAGCCTGAAGTCGGAGCCGCCATCGCTGCCAAGATACAGGAGGGAGTCGTCAAGAG GGAAGACCTCTTCATCACCTCGAAGCTGTGGAACACGTTCCACCGCCCCGACCTGGTGGAGGGCGCTCTGCGGCAGACGCTGGCCAACCTGCAGCTCGAGTACTTGGACCTGTACCTGATACATTGGCCTCAGGCGTATAAG GAAGATGGCCCCCTCTTCCCCACCGACTCCGAAGGCAAGATCCAGTTCTCCGAAGTGGACTACGTGGACACGTGGCGCGCCATGGAGCCGCTGGTGTCTCGCGGGCTGGTGAGGAGCATCGGCATCAGCAACTTCAACAGCAAACAGGTCGAGAGGCTATTGAAGACGGCCACGGTGAAGCCCGTTGTTAACCAG GTGGAATGCCACCCGTACCTCAACCAGTCGCGTCTGAAGGCGTTCTGCGAGGCGCGCGGCATCCAGCTCACCGCGTACAGCCCGCTCGGCTCGCCGGACCGGCCCTGGGCCCGGCCGGGGGAGCCCCTGCTGCTGGAGGACCCCAAGCTCAAGTCCATAGCCGACAGGTTGGGGAAGACTCCGGCGCAGATACTCATTCG TTACCAGATCGACCGCGGCGTCATCGTCATCCCCAAGTCGGTGACTCGCTCGCGAATCGCCTCCAACTTCGATGTGTTTGACTTTAAGCTGTCGCCCGAAGATCTGAAGTTGATTGACTCGTTCAACAACGACGAACGTTTCGTGCCTATGACTGC GTCCCTCGGTCACAAATATCACCCATTCGAAAACGACGAGTTTTAA
- the LOC105396073 gene encoding uncharacterized protein LOC105396073, producing the protein MPTVNIVSMTSEESSGEKSASSDIDMPGEDAVLHKRPFPNESYGEPPAKKTAPSIQLGAGFKWNLQALSAAADAVQGGGKSPVSALNELGVRVLYTVRRQSGPAHCPSFTVTVTVSSGHCQQLTTSWESGCYTPCGGSRARRTAPASPSPSRSVADTVSS; encoded by the exons ATGCCAACAGTGAACATAGTTTCCATGACATCAGAA GAATCATCAGGTGAGAAAAGTGCAAGCAGTGACATTGACATGCCTGGAGAGGATGCTGTCCTGCATAAGAGGCCATTTCCAAATGAGTCAT ATGGCGAGCCTCCGGCGAAAAAGACGGCTCCCTCCATCCAACTCGGCGCTGGCTTCAAATGGAACCTGCAg GCGCTATCGGCAGCAGCTGACGCGGTGCAGGGCGGCGGCAAGTCGCCCGTGTCAGCACTCAACGAGCTGGGAGTCCGGGTGCTATACACCGTGCGGCGGCAGTCGGGCCCGGCGCACTGCCCCAGCTTCACCGTCACCGTCACGGTCAGTAGCGGACACTGTCAGCAGCTGACAACGAGCTGGGAGTCCGGGTGCTATACACCGTGCGGCGGCAGTCGGGCCCGGCGCACTGCCCCAGCTTCACCGTCACCGTCACGGTCAGTAGCGGACACTGTCAGCAGCTGA